A genomic window from Camelina sativa cultivar DH55 chromosome 2, Cs, whole genome shotgun sequence includes:
- the LOC104722137 gene encoding glycine-rich selenoprotein, translating into MAYVEGGVVKAKRPIWRLRTIKDFFLSIINLIQVFFMTMFSMEKSDAYRKGSKSNKKWDGGMGGGGGGGGGGGSGGGPPRPPRGGLDNVRGLNDIRGADHNSLPACGSCCG; encoded by the exons ATGGCTTACGTTGAAGGAG GTGTGGTTAAAGCGAAGCGACCTATATGGAGACTAAGGACGATCAAGGATTTCTTCTTGTCCATCATTAATCTGATACAAGTCTTCTTTATGACCATGTTCTCG ATGGAGAAATCAGATGCTTACAGGAAAGGTTCTAAGTCTAACAAGAAGTGGGATGGTGGCATGGGTGGTGGCggaggcggcggtggtggtggtggtagcgGTGGTGGACCCCCTCGACCTCCTCGTGGGGGCCTCGACAATGTGCGTGGCTTGAATGATATCCGTGGAGCTGACCACA ATTCCCTACCGGCATGTGGATCGTGCTGTGGCTGA